The sequence GTGGCCGCGCGCGGAAGCGCAGCAACGCACGCTGGCATGGCATATCAGCAGTTCCGGCAGCCGCCATCCGTTCACCGATGCCTTCGGCAACCTGAGCCACATGCTGACCGTCACCAAGCCGCACCACGAGGTGCGCATCATCGCTGAAGGCACGGTGGCGGTGACGCCTTTGCAGCAAGGCCGGCTGCCGCAGGCGGGAGAGTTTTCGCCACTGGTGTTTACCGTGCCGACGCCGCTGACCCAGCCGACCGCCGCCGTCATGGATTTCGCCTATCGCCATCTGCAGGCGGGCGCCGACAGCAGCCAGCTGCTCGACCTGGCGCAAGCCATCTGCAGCGCAGTGGCCTACCAGAGCGGCTCCACCGCCGTCACCAGCAGCGCCGACGACGCCCTGGCGCTGGGCCAGGGGGTGTGCCAGGATCATGCCCACCTGTTCCTGGCTTGCTGCCACACGCTGGGGATTTCCGCGCGCTATGTCTCCGGCTATATCGATCCCGGCAACACCAGCCATGCCGAAAGCCATGCCTGGGTCGACGTCTGGGTAGAGGAAGGCGCATTCGCCGGCTGGATCAGCATCGACGTCACCCACGCCTGCTTCGCCAGCGATAATTATTGCCGATTAGCAATAGGGCGCGACTACGAATCGGCGGCGCCGGTGCGCGGCGTACGGCGCGGCGGTGGCGAAGAAACCATGAGCGTGCAAGTGAATGTTTCCGCGCTGCCATCACAACAATGAGACTACCCACTGCGACGCCACAATTTATTGTACATTCAACCATAAAACAGGCGCTACTCCGGGAAACGGCGGTCGCTTCCTGTAGAATCTCCACTTTGTATTTTTCTTTGACATCATGACTTACTGCGTCGCTCTGCGCCTGGACTCCGGTCTGGTTTTCCTCTCCGACTCCCGCACCAATGCCGGGGTGGACCACGTCGCCACCGCGCGCAAGATGAGCGTGTTCGAGAACCCGGGCGAGCG comes from Collimonas pratensis and encodes:
- a CDS encoding transglutaminase family protein, whose translation is MLLTIRHETVYHYTAALTYTIQQLRLWPRAEAQQRTLAWHISSSGSRHPFTDAFGNLSHMLTVTKPHHEVRIIAEGTVAVTPLQQGRLPQAGEFSPLVFTVPTPLTQPTAAVMDFAYRHLQAGADSSQLLDLAQAICSAVAYQSGSTAVTSSADDALALGQGVCQDHAHLFLACCHTLGISARYVSGYIDPGNTSHAESHAWVDVWVEEGAFAGWISIDVTHACFASDNYCRLAIGRDYESAAPVRGVRRGGGEETMSVQVNVSALPSQQ